The genomic interval TATAATTAATATTACCATTCATTAATTTATGGTTGGAAAAAGAATTTTTATTATCAACTGTAACAGTAGTTTTCATATTAATCAATCTTTTCATAGATCTAATAAGAGCTAATGTTGGAGATAGATATGTGCTTGAAAAAATGAAAGAACTTGATGTAAATATAGGTGGAGAGCAGTCAGGATATATAATATTATCAGACTTTGGAACAACAGGAGATGGAGTACTAACATCTGTTAAACTGGTAGAAGCTATAAGAGATTCAGGAAAATCATTAGATGAACTGGTAGGAGAAATAGTAGATTGCCACAACTATTAATAAATGTTAGAGTAGATAATAGTAAAAAAAATCTATGGAATAAAAATGAAGCGATAGTTAAGTTTATACAAGAAAAAGAGTTAGAGATGGCAGGTTTAGGAAGAGTATTAGTAAGAACATCTGGAACAGAACCAATAGTAAGAGTAATGGTTGAAGGAAAAGAGATGGCAACAGTGAACAGAGTAGCAAAAGAGATTGCTGAAGTTGTTGAAAAAGAGTTAGTTTAAGAAAAAATATAAGATTTTGGTTATAGGTAGAGTAAAAAGCTCTACCTTTTTAACTACAAAGTAAAAATATAAAATAAAAGGAGAGACAATAAATGAGCAATACAAAAATAGGAGCAAGAAATTTGTCAGATAAAGAGTTAGAAGTTTTGTTGCCAAATTGGGAAGATATATTTTCAGAGATTGTTAAAATAAGAGATAGCTCGATAAGAAAAGATGAAGAAGACTCAATATTAAAAGAGGAACCTGAGTTTGAGAAACATCATAATAATGTATTTTCAATATTAGGAGAAAGAGGAGCAGGAAAAACGTCTGTTCAATTAAGTTTGAAATATAGACTGATGGAGCACTATAAGAATAAAGAAGAATATAAGAATGATACTATTTTACAGCTGATAGTTCCACAAGATATGGAGGGAAATTCAAGTGCAATAGGGTGGATAATTGCTTATTTTTCAAATTTAGTTGAGAAGATAGAAGAGGATTTTAAAGAAAATAGGCAACTGTTTTATTATGAAAAGAATTGTAAAATTAATCCAGTATTAATGAAATTTAAAGAGTTAAAAAAATCTTTTTTTATAAGAAGTGAAAGTTATAAAAATAGTATAAATAGTGATAACTCTATAACAGAGTACATAGAAAGAAATGGAGAGGTAATAAAAGAGGATATAAATCTTTCTAAAAAATTTAAAGATTTTATAGATGAGTATGTAAAGTATAAAAAAAACGTAAATAAAAACAATGCTTCCGAGCCATTAATACATATATTTTTTGATGACGTAGATATAAGTAATAAAAAATGTTTAATGGTATTAGAAACAATAATGAGATATCTTTCTCATGCAAATATAGTTGTTTTTGTAGCAGGAGATTATTCAACATTTAAAGAGACAATAACACTAAAATATTTAAAAGATGATGGATTGTTGTATAAAGACTTATTGAATGAAACTTTTGAAAAATGTACTGCTTTAGAAGTTCGACAGACATTAGCGTATGATTATTTGAAAAAAGTACTATCGCCAGCTTTAAGGTATGAACTAAAAAAATATAATTTAGATGAAAAGAAAGACTTTAAATATGGTAAGCTAGATGACAATAAATTTAAATTAAAAAACTTAATTGAAGAAAAATTAGGAAATAATTTTAATAATATCTATTATGATCTTTTAGATTCAAAACCTAGAGGACTTATGAATATATACTATTTTTTAGAGAGTGCTAAAAAATATGAAGAGTTAGATGAGAAGAATAAAAATCTTTTTATAAAAAGAATATTAAATATTATAATTGATTCATCTAGTATATTGAATATAGAAAAAGAAAGCATAGAGGAGTTAATAGAGATTCAAGATAAAAAAGTAATAGTTAATTTTGAAAAATTTAGTTTTAAAGATTTCTCTGAACAAAATTTATTGAAACTGTATTTAATGGTTTTTATAGATGAATTAATAAATGAGAATCAAACTATATATGAAAAAGAGATTTTAAACTATTTTGTAGAATATTTTAAAACGAATTTAAACCTAGCTTCGATATCATACAGTTCTAAAGAGATGTATGATATATTCTTAACTAAGAGTGATTTAGTAAAAAATATTGAATTGTTTCATCTCATAAGAAAAGAGCTAGGGAATAGAAAAATAGAGGAGAGTGATTTTATAAGTGCTTACGTTCAAAGTTTAACTTTAATTTTACAAGGGCAATCTATTCCTGATTATTTTTGTGAAAATCTAATTTATAATAAAGAGAAGATTAAAAGAATTATTGAAAAACTTCAGAATAGTAATAAGATAGAGGAAAATCAAGTTAGAAAAGAGATGGAATTTATATTTCAAAATTTGTGTTTAGTAGATGGGATTAGAGATATTATAGAGGAACCTTTAAATATTAATTTGGATGAATGGAAAAAAATATGTGGTGGAATAAAGAAAAAAAATAACTACGAACTACTTTCAGAAAAAAGCTCTCGTTGCTTAGAGAGTAATTTTAAAGAGTTTGGTTTAGGTAGTATGAATATAATGGATACTAGTCTAATTGAAAAGTTGGAAAATATGAGAAAAGATGTAAGAGATATACTAAATACTGCAGAACTTTTAGAGTTTGAATTAGATAATAAATTACAGGAAATAATTGAGTTAGAAGATGAGTGGAAAAATATATTTTTAAGAAAAGATATAAATATTGATGAACAAAGAGAAAAAAGAACTAGATTAATAAATGATTTAAAACAAGAATATTCGAATAATTTGGAAATTGGAGATTTTGTTGAGTTAAGTAAGATAATTCGAGGTGGATTGTTCAGAGAGTTTAAAATTAATACTTTAAAGTTAGATGAAGAGTTACAAAATTTAGGGATAATTTTAGAGAGTAATTCAATGGAGGCAGTAGAAAAACAGATAAAAAAGATCGAGAAAAGTATACAAAATGAAGAGGGTAATTTACAAAGAGTGATGAAAATACGTGAAATAGTAAATAAACTTGATTTTCTTAAAATCCATTATATGGTCTTAAATGAAACTTCAAAATGTAATGAAATAGATGTAAAAGCAGAATTAAATTCAAGTTTTCTTAAAATTAGAGAGAATTATATTGAAATATACGAAAAAGAGCTGAATCACTATTTATATGAGTCACTGTTTAAAAGCAAACCATTAAAAGAGATATCACAGATGTTAGATGATATAGATGAAAGAATTTTTGAATTGGAAAATGGACTTATTTTAAGTAAAGAAATCTTGTCAATAAAAGATGAGGTAATTTTAAATATTATAAAAGAGAGTGCATATTCAAGATTACTTAATTTAAATAACTATATAAATCCAATGAAGTTCTTAAAGTTATCTAAAGATAGTATTAAGAATATAAGAGGACTTTCTTTAAATCAAGGAAAAGATGTAATAAATAAAGAGTTAATTTATGTACAAAATTATATATTAAAAAATATAAATATGAGTAGGGAACAATTTATGAATATAGAGTATGAAGAGTTTGTATCAGATTCTAATTATATAAATTTAAAAGTTTATTTAAACTTATTTAAGATGCTGCTAAAAGAAAAGATGGAGAAAAGTAAAATAAAAATAGCTGGGTCTAGAGAAGAGAAGTTAAAGAGTTTAGAAAAGAGTTTGAAGACTAAAACAAAATTAAAAAACTTATTTAGTGAGAGTAAAAAATGAAAATAGATACAAAATATATAGATAGAACATTGAACACAATACTATCTCCTTTTAGAAATATAGAGTTTTTTGAAAATGATATCTTTAAAAATTCCAAGAATATTAGCGAAGTTTTAAATGAATTATATCCTATATTAAATAAAGAAATAGAAATTTTAAATTTAGATGAATTAGAATTAACATTTAAAAAATTTTATGGATTATCTTTTCAAAAGTTAAAAGATAATCCGGAGAAGAGATATTTACAACTTTTAAAATCTTTTAGTGAAAGTTTTTTAACTCATAGAGATGGTGAAATAACTTTTAAATATTGGAATAGTGAAAAAGACATTTTTAAAGCTTTTGACAGTGTGGAAAAAGTTTTAATTTGGAATAGTTTAACACGAATAATTCCAACAGATATAATTGGAGTTTTATTTTTAAGGGCAAATAAACTAAATGATTTAGAAAACTTGAAAAACTATTCATCTATAATAAAATTAGAGGATAAGCAGTTAAATTCAATACTAAAAAAAGGTATCTCTGAAACTCATCTTCATGCATCTGCTTCAACAGATTTTTATAACTCTTGGAAAAATTTAATGAGATTAAAAAATAGAAATGAAAGTTTTTATGAAGATAGAATACTGGGAAAATTTGAAAAGTTAGAGAAATTTAAAGTTTTAGCAGCTATATATAGAATTTTATTAGCGGATTTTATATGTAAAAGAGATGAAGATGAGTTAGATTTCAAAAGATATCTAAAAGAGAAAAGAAAGGACATATATTATAAATTAGAATACAAAGAGATAAAAGATGGAAATACTCAAGAGTTGGAAGAAATTTTTCATAAGTTAAAAGAGAATATAATTTCTAATGGAAATTTTACGGTTGAAGAGTTTGAAAAGCTAAAAAATGGTGATATTTTAAGATATATTTGGAAAGAGGAAGATATAGAAGAGTTAAAAACAAATGAAGAAAATATTTTTTTAATGAAGTGTTTAAACTATTTAGATTTAGGTGAAAATAAAGATAAAATATTTTTAGAATGTTTCTTTGATTATTTAAAAGTAAAAAATGTTTATTTTAAAATTATGGTTCAAGGAAATAAAGTTAAAGGTTTAGATATTTTTACTAATTATTTTAAAAGGTCAACAAAAATAGGTGCTGATGAAGATGAATATTGGTGGGAGCATAGAATTAGAACTCAATTTAAAGATTCTAATTTAAAAAAAGTTGAATTTAGAATTTCACCAAGTACATCATTTGACATTATGAAAAAAGAGTTATTAGCTATTTTTCAGAGTTATAAAAAAGTTTTAGAAAGTGAGTTTTTTGACGGAGATATAGATTTTCCAAAAATAGGTATAATATACCATTTTATTAAAAGTAGAGATCAATCAAAACTTCAAAAATGTTGGTATAAAAAGTGTAAAAATAAGTCAGAGCACGGATTATTAAATTTTAATAAAAATATAATTCAATATGAAAAAGAAAAAAAGAATATTTTAGAATTAAGAAAAATTAGAAATCTATCAAAATATATTGTAGGAGTAGATGGTGCAAGCATTGAGAACAATACAGAGCCTTGGGTATTTACATCTATTTATGATGGGATAAGAGATAGTGATAATGGTTATAGATGTGATAGTGGACGAGGAATAAAAAGTTTAGGTTTTTCTTTTCATGCAGGAGAGGATTTTAGACATATTATAACAGGCATAAGAAGAATAGATGAAACTATGAAATATTTTAAATATCATTCAGGTGATAGAATAGGTCATGGGATAGCCTTAGGTGTAGATATGAAAAGATGGTGTGAACATCATCCAGTAATAATACTTCCTAGAGTAGAATATTTTGAAAATTTAATTTGGATGTGGGGAAAAAGTCGAGAACGTATCTTAGAAATGAATCTTACTTATTTGGAGAAATTAATTTTTGACACAGGAAAAGATATATATGGGAAAATGGATGGGATAACAATATTTAATTTATGGGAGATGTATTGTAAGAAGTTTGAAAAATTTCATGTAGAAGATATTAGCACAAAAGGTTATAGTCCATGTTTAATATCAGTAGATTCAAATATTGAAGAGTTAGGAAGAGAGAGGTTTGAAAGAGTTTTGTGCTTTAAAGATAAAAATCAAATATGGACACTAGAAAGTCTATTAAAAGCATATCACTGTGAAAAATATTTGTGTAGAATGAATGAACCTATTCAAATAAGAATAAAAAAAGAGGAGATAGAGATATTTGAAAAGCTTCAAAAATTAGTTTTGAAAAAAATATCTGAAGATGGGATAATAATAGAAACTAATCCAACGTCAAATATGGCAATAGGGGAGTTAAAAAGTATTTTTGAACACTATATAACTAATTTAAATAGATTAGAGTATGAAAAAGATGATGAAAATTATAAATATTTAATGGTTAGTATAAATAGTGATGATCCATCTGTTTTTAATTCTATATTAAGTAATGAGTTTGCTTATATATATTATTCTTTGATAAATGAGGGGTATCCAAAAGAGGTAGTTTTGAGATGGATAGATAAGGTAAGAGAGTATGGTATGAATAGTAGTTTTATAGATGATAAAAAGCAAAATTTAGATAAAACTATAATTGAGTTATGCGAAATAATAGAGACTTTAAATAAATATTAATAAATTATAAAATTATAGTTAGAGGTAGAGTTTGATGCTCTGCCTTTTGACATAAATAAAGGAGATGAGTAAATGAAAAAAGAGAAAGTTTTTAAATTTTTATCTATAGCTGTAATGCTTTCTATATTTTGGTTTTCTCATCAAGATGCCAAAGAGTCAGCTAGACAATCAACATATGTAAAAAAACAAGTAAATAAAGTTATAGGTAAAGGAATAAAATATAATATTAGAAAAAATGCTCACTTTTTTATATATATGGTTTTAGGAATGAGTTTACTACTAAGTAGAGAAAAAGCAGGAAAAAGAGAGATTTTAGAAATAGTGGGATTTGTAATACTATATGCTATTAGTGACGAGTTTCATCAAAGTTTTATACCTGGAAGAGGGACTTCTTTTAAAGATGTATGTATAGATACTTTAGGTGGAACAAGTGGAATTTTAGTAGTAAAAACGACCGCTTATACTAGAAATATATACTTTTATAATGAAAGTATTGTAAAATAAGGCTGAAAAGTTGATGGTACTATTTTATACACAAAAGTCCATAAAAATGACTCTTTAATTTGAGATTTAAGGCGTTCGTTTGAAATTGGCCTAATTAGTAGTCATAGAGTTAAAAAATAGTATACAAGAGTATAAAAAGCCGAATAAGGACATGTTCTAAAAATGTATTACAAATATAGAATATTTTGTTAAAAAAATTGCAGAATAATAATTCTGCAATTTTTTTTTATTCAAAATAATTAGGAAATTTCTCTTTAAATAACTCTAGTTGAGGGCAGATATTTCTAAGATGTTCAGAAATTATCTGATTAAACAACTCTTCATTTTTTGTTTCGAGAGCTTCTATAATCTGACTGTGTTGCTCAATTACTTTAGTAGCGTTTATTTTAGAGATTGTGTCTAAAAAACGAAATCTATTATAATCTTGGCTAATATTTTCAATAGAGTTCCAGATACTTGAAAATCCACATTTATTAAAAATAGTAGCATGAAATTGATTATCTAAATAAAAAAATTCTTTAATATCACTTCCAAACTCTAAAATTCCATCTTGAAATTTAACTAATTTTTTTAACTCAATTATATCTTCTGGTGTTAATTTTTCTTGTGCAACTTTAAATACAGATTTCTCAAGAGATTCTCTCATAAACATAGCCTCATCTAATCGAGAGGTACTAATTTTAGATATAAAAGTTCCTTTTTGAGGATAGATATTTACCAAGTTATCTTCAGATAACTTAATAAAAGCTTCTCTAATAGGAGTTCTACTCATATTAAAAAGTGAACAAATCTCAGGCTCACTAATCATATCTCCTGGAACATAAGAAAAATTTATAATATTTTCTTTTAAAGTTCTATAAACATATTCACGGTTACTTTCTTTTAAATTTTTTAAAGCGAATTTCATCATAAAAAAATCCTCCCAAAATTTCGTATTTCTCAACTTGTATATTAGCATTTTTGTAAAAAATAAGCAATGTTAGAACTATATTTATATTTTAAATGGGTTAATTTCAAAATATAAATATAAAAAACGAACAAAAAATTTGACAAAAAAACAAATAAGAAGTATATATATTAATATACAAGTTGAAAGTAAAGTAAAAATGGAGGTTATAAAGTTATGAGAAAATTTTTTAATTTAGTTTTATTTTTATTTATAGCAACAGTTAGTTTTTCTTTTTTTGGTAGTAAAGAGAAAACAGTGGAGTGGAAGTTAGGGCACAATGCAAATACAGATCATATTTGGCATGAAACAGCAGTTAAATTTTCTGAAGCTGTAGAAACTAAAACAAATGGAAAGGTAAAAGTTAAAATTTTTCCAAATGGTCAATTAGGATCAGAAACAGATATGATTAATAGCGTAAGATTAGGAACTTTAGATATGGTTTTAACTGGAGAAACATTACAAAACTGGGCACCAAAAGCAGCACTAATGGCTGTTCCATATGCTTTTAGAGATTTAAATCATATGAATACAGTACTAAATGGTGAGATAGGGCAGGAGATAAAAGAAAATATTCAAACAAATGCAGGATTAATTCCACTTTATTATCATGAGAGAGCGCCAAGAAACCTTACAACGAATAGAGAGATAAAATCTGTTGGAGATTTAAAAGGAATGATTATTAGAGTTCCAGATGTTCCAATCTTTGTAAAAACTTGGGAAAAGTTAGAAGCTAAACCAACTCCAATGTCATTACAAGAGGTATTTACATCTCTTCAACAAAATACAATACATGCACAAGAAAATCCATATGATTTAATATATAGTTTAGGATTTTATGAAGTTCAAAAGTATGCTTATGAAACAGAACATGTAATCCAATGGATATATGCAACAGTTGGTGAAAAGCAGTTTAATAAACTAACACCAGAGCAACAAACTGCAGTTTTAGAAGCAGCGGAAGAAGCTCAACTGTTTGCACAAGGTAAGTTCCAAGAGTTTGTAACTACATCTAGACAGAACTTATTAGATAAAGGAATGAAAATTGTATCAGTAAACAAAGAGGAGTATCAGAATAAAATAATGCCAGAGATGCAAAATATTTTAACACCAGAGCAGTATGAGCTATATTTAAAAATAGTTAATACAAAATAAGAAAGGATGGGATTATGAAAAAAGGATATATAGAAAAAACATTGGAATGTATGGTTATTATTAGTTTTTTAATGCTGATATTAGTTGTGTTTTTACAAGTATTTGCTAGATTTTTTTTACCAAAAGCACCCTCTTGGACAGAGGAGCTTTCTAGATTTTTATTTATATATTCGATTATGACAGCAGCACCCTTAGCTTTAAAAAGAAATGAATTTGTTAGAGTAGATATTTTATTAGTTAAACTAAATAAAAAACTACAACATGTATTAGAAATAATAACATATGTTTTATTAAATATTTTTTTCCTAATAATAGCTTATGAAGGATTTACATTTGGTGAGTTAGGATTAAAACAAACATCACCAGCTATGGGAATTCCAATGTATCTATCTTATGGAACAATCTGTTATTCAGGAGTATTCTTATTAATATATGGATTACAGATTCTTAAAGATAAAATTACTAAAAAGTCAGATATAAAAATAAGTGCAATTAATTTAGAAGAAGGGAGAGTAGAATGGAATTAATGTTATTTGGAGTATTTTTTATACTTTTATTCATAGGAGTTCCAGTAGCTTTTTGCTTAGGATTATCATCTTTTGTTTATCTTTTGCTGAGCGATATACCTTTAGTTGTAATACCTCAAAAGATGTATGCTGGAATAGATTCATTCACTCTACTTTGTATTCCAGGGTTTGTATTGGCTGGAAATCTTATGAATGGTGGAGGAATAACTGAAAGAATTATAAAATTTTGTAACGCCTTTGTCGGACATATTAGAGGAGGATTAGGATTAGCAAATATTGGATCATCGATGGTTTTTGCAGGAATATCAGGAACAGCTTTAGCTGATACAGCTAGTATTGGTGGAATAATGATTCCAGCTATGAAAAAAGAAGGATATAATCCTGACTATGCAGTAGCAGTAACAGCAGCATCCTCAACAATTGGACCAATAATCCCGCCAAGCTTACCAATGATTATAGTTGGAACTCTAACAGGGATATCAGTATCAAAAATGTTTTTAGCAGGAGCTATTCCAGGATTACTTTTAGGTCTAGGGATGATGGCAGTTTCTTATAGAATATCTATAAAGAAAAATCATCCTCAAGGAGTTAAAGTAACCTTAAAAGAAAAAATTAACTGTTTTAAAGATGCTTTTTGGGCAATTATGCTTACAGTTTTAATTCTATTTGGAATTTTAGGAGGAGTCTTTACTCCAACAGAAGCATCGATAGCAGCTGTGTTATATGCTGTTATAGTTGGAAAGTTTATATATAAGGAGTTGAAATTTAAAGATTTACCAAAAATACTTTTAGATTCAATGGTTGGAACATCAGCTATTATGTTATTAGTGGGATTTGCAAATATATTTGCATGGATTTTAACAAGCCAACAAGTTCCTCAAGCCATAGCAGAAGGGGTTTTAGGAATATCTCAAAATAAATATATTGTTTTAATACTTATAAATCTACTTCTTTTATTTGTGGGAACATTTATGGAAACAATAGCTGCATTAGTTATACTATTTCCAGTTTTACTTGGAATAGTTATACCTTTAGGAGTGAATCCAATTCAGTTTGGAGTTATGGTTGTTTTAAATTTAATAATAGGACTTACAACACCACCAGTAGGGGTATGTTTATTTGTAGCTTCTAGTATTGGAAAAATATCTATGGGCGAAGCAATAAAAGCGATAGTTCCATTTTTATTAATTAGTTTAGTGGTATTAGGAATGGTAACATTTATTCCTGCAATAAGTTTATATTTACCAAATTTAATATTAGGATAAAAAGGAGTTCAAATGAAAGCGATAATAGTATCTAAACCAAAAGAATTACAGATTGTAGAAAGAGAAATACCTAAAATATCTGAGGCAACAGACGTACTAGTAAAAATAAAGGCAGCAGGAATATGTGGTTCTGATGTTCATATTTATCATGGAACTTCTCCAGTGGCAACTTATCCAAGAGTAATAGGACATGAAATGGTTGGAGAGGTTATAGGTGTTGGAGAGGGTGTAAAAGATTTAGAGATTGGAGATAAAGTCGTTGTTGAACCGATGATTGCATGTGGTGAATGTTATGCATGTAAGTCAGGAAGACCAAATGCATGTTCATCTCTTAAAGTTAGAGGATGTCATGTAGATGGAGGATTTCAAGAATATTACGTAGCTCCTAGAAAAAATATATTTAAATTTGACAGTTCAATCTCTTGGGAAGAAGCAGCTATGATAGAACCATACACAATAGCTGATCAAATAACTTGGAGAGCAGATATAAGAAAAGGAGATTATGTTTTTATAATTGGTGCAGGACCAATAGGACTATGTGTTTTAGAGATGGCTAAATTAAAAGGTGGAATTTGTATAATTTCAGACTTTAATGAAAAAAGATTAAAAGTAGCTAAAGAGTTAGGTGCTGATTATGTAATTAATCCAAATTTAGAAGACCCTTTAACTAAAGTTAGAGAGATAACTAATGGAATGGGGTCAAATGTAACAATAGATGCAGTTTGTTTACCAAAAACATTTGAGCAGGCTATTGAAATAACATCTGTAGCTGGAAGAGTTATGTGTTTAGGATTTTCTAAAGACACTTCAGAAATTGCTCAGTTAGGTATAACTATAAAAGAGTTAGATGTTAGAGGTTCAAGACATCAGACATATAAATTTGCAAATGTTGTAGAGCTATTTAATGATAGGAAATTACAAGCTAAAAAATTAGTATCAAATGTTATCCCTTTTAAAGAGGTAGATAAAGCGATGGATTTAATAGAAAATAAACCAAATGAAATTTGTAAAATAGTACTTACATTTTAAATAAAAGGAGAAAGACAACATGAAAATGACATTTAGATGGTATGGAGAGGGAAATGATAGTGTAGAGTTATCTCAAATTAAACAAATTCCTGGAGTGGAAGGGATAGTTTGGGCACTACATGATGTTCCAGTTGGGGATGTTTGGCCAATGGATAGAATATTAGAGATAAAAGAACAAGCTGAAAAAGCAGGATTACATATAGATGTAGTTGAAAGTGTAAATGTTCATGAGGATATAAAATTAGGATTACCAACAAGGGACCAATATATTGAAAATTATAAAAAAACAATTGAAAATTTAGCCAAAGTTGGAGTAAAAGTAATTTGTTATAACTTTATGCCAGTATTTGACTGGACAAGAACAGATCTTTTTAAAGAGTTAGAAGATGGATCAACAGCACTGTTTTATGAAAATGCAAAAGTAAAAGATGTAGATCCTATGGAACTTATAAAAAGTGTAAGTAAAGGAAGTGAAGGATATACAATGCCAGGTTGGGAACCTGAAAAATTTGCAAGATTAGAAAGTCTATTTGAAGCATACAAGGAAGTTGACGAAGAGAAGTTATGGGAAAATTTAAGATATTTCTTAGAGCAGATAGTACCTGTAGCAGAGATAAATGGTATAAAAATGGCGATTCATCCAGATGATCCACCTTGGTCAATATTTGGGTTACCAAGACTTATGACGTCAGGGAAGAATTTGAAAAGATTATTAGAGTTAGTTGATAGTCCATCAAATGGATTAACTCTTTGTTCAGGTTCATTAGGTGCAAGTCCAGAGAATGATATCCCATCTATAGTAAGAGAGTTTTCTGATAGAATACCTTTTACTCATATAAGAAATGTAAAGATATATGAAAATGGAGATTTTATAGAAACTTCACATAGAACATGTGATGGATCTATAGATATATATGATGTTGTAAAGGCTTATCATGAAGCTGGATTTGAGGGGTATGCAAGACCA from Cetobacterium somerae carries:
- the uxuA gene encoding mannonate dehydratase translates to MKMTFRWYGEGNDSVELSQIKQIPGVEGIVWALHDVPVGDVWPMDRILEIKEQAEKAGLHIDVVESVNVHEDIKLGLPTRDQYIENYKKTIENLAKVGVKVICYNFMPVFDWTRTDLFKELEDGSTALFYENAKVKDVDPMELIKSVSKGSEGYTMPGWEPEKFARLESLFEAYKEVDEEKLWENLRYFLEQIVPVAEINGIKMAIHPDDPPWSIFGLPRLMTSGKNLKRLLELVDSPSNGLTLCSGSLGASPENDIPSIVREFSDRIPFTHIRNVKIYENGDFIETSHRTCDGSIDIYDVVKAYHEAGFEGYARPDHGRHIWGEKCRPGYGLYDRALGIMYMWGIWDSLNRQEKRG
- a CDS encoding TRAP transporter large permease, translating into MELMLFGVFFILLFIGVPVAFCLGLSSFVYLLLSDIPLVVIPQKMYAGIDSFTLLCIPGFVLAGNLMNGGGITERIIKFCNAFVGHIRGGLGLANIGSSMVFAGISGTALADTASIGGIMIPAMKKEGYNPDYAVAVTAASSTIGPIIPPSLPMIIVGTLTGISVSKMFLAGAIPGLLLGLGMMAVSYRISIKKNHPQGVKVTLKEKINCFKDAFWAIMLTVLILFGILGGVFTPTEASIAAVLYAVIVGKFIYKELKFKDLPKILLDSMVGTSAIMLLVGFANIFAWILTSQQVPQAIAEGVLGISQNKYIVLILINLLLLFVGTFMETIAALVILFPVLLGIVIPLGVNPIQFGVMVVLNLIIGLTTPPVGVCLFVASSIGKISMGEAIKAIVPFLLISLVVLGMVTFIPAISLYLPNLILG
- a CDS encoding zinc-binding alcohol dehydrogenase family protein, which translates into the protein MKAIIVSKPKELQIVEREIPKISEATDVLVKIKAAGICGSDVHIYHGTSPVATYPRVIGHEMVGEVIGVGEGVKDLEIGDKVVVEPMIACGECYACKSGRPNACSSLKVRGCHVDGGFQEYYVAPRKNIFKFDSSISWEEAAMIEPYTIADQITWRADIRKGDYVFIIGAGPIGLCVLEMAKLKGGICIISDFNEKRLKVAKELGADYVINPNLEDPLTKVREITNGMGSNVTIDAVCLPKTFEQAIEITSVAGRVMCLGFSKDTSEIAQLGITIKELDVRGSRHQTYKFANVVELFNDRKLQAKKLVSNVIPFKEVDKAMDLIENKPNEICKIVLTF